In a genomic window of Sardina pilchardus chromosome 20, fSarPil1.1, whole genome shotgun sequence:
- the sav1 gene encoding protein salvador homolog 1 produces the protein MLSRKKSKNEASKPAEVHGKYVKKETSPLLRNLMPSFIRHGPTIPRRGEVALPEPMPASSYPSVGPAGPEAGPPRGAKSFLRPQPQRSAQEVALRASQRVSAPPYGLRGPGELQEYGGSQQSFLPSPGPTGEAENGGGDVGGRFYYPDGPSSGAAAVIAPGYYEGRRAPQGLRRPPQLPPPERFHDDYRYYEHQASEHAFSRMPPHTPPPAQTRPPAGIGRMQAKSLGNLSSPSVGGAGDDLPLPTGWTVDWTIRGRRYYIDHNTNTTHWSHPLEREGLPPGWEKVESAEFGVYYVDHVNKRAQYRHPCAPSVPRYDQPPPLPPPVTYQPRPTERVQPVLVPANPYHTAEIPDWLQVYARAPLKYDHILKWELFQLVDLDTYQGMLKLLFMKELERIVKSYESYRQALLGEVEARQQRQQWYAQQPPPANSYPVNM, from the exons ATCTTATGCCATCCTTCATCCGGCATGGACCTACTATTCCGCGTCGGGGTGAGGTGGCCCTCCCTGAGCCGATGCCCGCCTCCAGCTATCCATCAGTGGGGCCCGCGGGCCCCGAAGCCGGCCCGCCGCGCGGCGCCAAGAGCTTCCTGCGGCCGCAGCCACAGCGCTCTGCCCAGGAGGTAGCGCTGCGTGCCAGCCAACGCGTGTCGGCGCCACCGTACGGCCTGCGTGGGCCCGGCGAGCTGCAGGAGTACGGCGGCTCGCAACAATCCTTCTTGCCGTCGCCTGGGCCCACGGGCGAGGCAGAGAATGGCGGGGGCGATGTTGGAGGTCGCTTCTACTACCCCGACGGCCCGAGCTCTGGGGCAGCTGCTGTCATCGCCCCCGGTTACTATGAGGGCCGCCGGGCCCCACAGGGCCTGCGCCGGCCACCGCAGCTGCCTCCCCCGGAGCGTTTCCACGACGATTATCGCTACTACGAGCACCAGGCCAGTGAGCACGCCTTCTCCAGGATgcccccacacactcctccacccgcTCAGACCAGACCGCCTGCAG GCATCGGACGCATGCAGGCCAAATCCCTGGGCAACTTGTCCAGCCCTAGCGTCGGTGGCGCCGGCGACGACCTCCCGCTGCCGACAGGCTGGACGGTGGACTGGACCATCCGCGGCCGGCGCTACTACATCGaccacaacaccaacaccacgcACTGGAGCCACCCGCTGGAGCGCGAGGGCCTGCCGCCGGGGTGGGAGAAGGTGGAGTCGGCCGAGTTCGGCGTCTATTACGTGGACCACGTCAACAAGCGGGCCCAGTATCGCCACCCGTGCGCCCCAAG tgTCCCTCGTTATGATCAgcccccgcccctcccccctccagtgACGTACCAGCCACGTCCTACTGAGCGCGTGCAGCCGGTCCTGGTGCCTGCCAACCCCTACCACACCGCAGAGATCCCAGACTGGCTCCAGGTCTACGCCAGAGCCCCGCTaaa gtacgaCCACATCCTGAAGTGGGAGCTGTTCCAGCTGGTGGACTTGGACACGTACCAGGGCATGCTGAAGCTGCTCTTCATGAAAGAGCTGGAGCGCATCGTCAAGTCGTACGAGTCCTACCGCCAGGCGCTGCTGGGCGAGGTGGAGGCGCGCCAGCAACGCCAACAGTGGTACGCCCAGCAGCCTCCGCCCGCCAACAGCTACCCCGTCAACATGTGA